The following are encoded together in the Kribbella voronezhensis genome:
- a CDS encoding 2-dehydropantoate 2-reductase — translation MSIAVYGAGGIGCYLGGRLAATGTPVTLVGRQRMADELAEHGLHLTDYLGADLRVQDVPFETEPTAVADAELVLVTVKSAATATAADELAAVLKPGAIVVSFQNGIRNGDVLRERLREQVVLSGMVPFNVLNRGGGAFHQGTSGGLDVQAHPALTPYAEAFATAGLPLTQHVDILPVQWAKLLLNLNNPINALADVPLKEELSQRSFRRCLAAAQAETLGLLDAAGIKPAQLMAIPPHRFPALLRLPDFIYKRLASKTLAIDPLARTSMWEDLQAGRRTEIDYINGEVVRLAESLARPAPINTRLVGLIRAAEQGPRKAWTGPDLLAELTSAR, via the coding sequence GTGAGCATCGCGGTGTACGGCGCCGGTGGGATCGGCTGCTATCTCGGCGGACGGCTGGCTGCCACCGGTACGCCGGTGACGTTGGTCGGGCGGCAGCGGATGGCTGACGAACTCGCCGAGCACGGGTTGCACCTCACCGACTACCTGGGGGCCGATCTCAGGGTCCAGGATGTCCCGTTCGAGACCGAGCCGACCGCGGTGGCGGATGCGGAACTCGTGCTGGTGACGGTCAAGTCGGCGGCCACGGCGACGGCCGCCGACGAACTGGCCGCAGTACTGAAGCCGGGTGCGATCGTGGTGAGCTTCCAGAACGGCATCCGCAACGGTGACGTGCTGCGGGAGCGACTGCGCGAGCAGGTGGTGTTGTCCGGGATGGTCCCGTTCAACGTGCTCAACCGGGGTGGCGGCGCGTTCCATCAGGGCACCTCGGGCGGGCTCGACGTCCAGGCGCATCCAGCGCTCACGCCGTACGCCGAGGCGTTCGCGACCGCCGGCCTGCCGCTCACCCAGCACGTCGACATCCTGCCGGTGCAGTGGGCGAAGCTGTTGCTGAACTTGAACAATCCCATCAATGCGCTGGCCGACGTGCCGCTGAAGGAAGAGCTTTCCCAGCGGTCGTTCCGGCGCTGCCTTGCCGCGGCGCAGGCCGAGACCCTCGGCCTGCTCGACGCCGCGGGGATCAAGCCCGCGCAGTTGATGGCGATCCCACCCCATCGCTTCCCGGCTCTGCTCCGGCTCCCCGACTTCATCTACAAACGCCTGGCCAGTAAGACGCTGGCCATCGATCCCCTCGCGCGCACCTCGATGTGGGAGGACCTGCAAGCGGGCCGCCGCACCGAGATCGACTACATCAACGGCGAGGTCGTCCGGCTGGCCGAGTCCCTCGCTCGGCCGGCGCCGATCAACACCCGCCTGGTCGGACTGATCCGTGCAGCCGAGCAGGGTCCGCGCAAGGCGTGGACCGGACCCGACCTGCTCGCCGAACTGACTTCGGCCCGCTGA
- the idi gene encoding isopentenyl-diphosphate Delta-isomerase has translation MTTEQVVLVDDAGRAIGTEDKATVHHAATPLHLAFSSYVFDDRGRLLLTQRAVTKKAWPGVWTNSCCGHPLPGEPVEDAVRRRLADELGLVPATVELVLPAFRYRAEMPDGVVENELCPVFRVDCVGDPEPDPAEVAAYKWVDWPRDDVQAGLEAAVGAELSPWCVLQLQELKRLGEVPGEWAVADRASLPPSAQ, from the coding sequence ATGACGACGGAGCAGGTGGTCCTGGTGGACGACGCCGGACGCGCGATCGGGACCGAGGACAAGGCGACGGTTCACCACGCCGCGACGCCGCTGCACCTGGCGTTCTCCAGCTACGTCTTCGACGATCGAGGCCGCCTGCTGCTGACCCAGCGGGCCGTCACCAAGAAGGCGTGGCCGGGTGTCTGGACCAACAGTTGTTGCGGTCACCCCCTCCCCGGCGAGCCGGTGGAAGACGCCGTACGCCGTCGGCTGGCCGACGAGCTCGGGCTGGTTCCGGCAACCGTCGAGCTGGTCCTGCCTGCTTTCCGCTACCGGGCCGAGATGCCGGACGGAGTGGTCGAGAACGAGCTCTGTCCGGTGTTCCGGGTCGACTGCGTCGGTGATCCCGAACCCGATCCGGCCGAGGTCGCGGCGTACAAATGGGTGGACTGGCCGCGAGACGACGTACAAGCTGGGCTCGAAGCAGCGGTCGGGGCGGAGTTGTCGCCGTGGTGCGTGCTGCAACTGCAGGAACTGAAGCGACTGGGCGAGGTGCCGGGGGAGTGGGCGGTGGCCGATCGGGCTTCGCTGCCACCCTCGGCACAGTAG
- a CDS encoding isochorismatase family protein: MTIPTLDPRRTALILIDLMPRIVALDTAPLSGPAVLKRCVALAEATRAVGGLVVHVRVERPNVTVQPAGSELAPELDPQPGDVEIIKHTVGAFHRTGLDDVLRSHEIETVVLGGIATNFGVESTGRVADEHGYRTIYVTDAMTGLDAHAHDFAVSYIFPRFGETCTGTEYVAALGRR, from the coding sequence GTGACCATTCCGACCTTGGATCCTCGTCGTACCGCCTTGATCCTGATCGATCTGATGCCGCGCATCGTCGCGCTGGACACGGCTCCGCTGTCCGGGCCGGCCGTGCTCAAGCGCTGCGTCGCGCTGGCCGAGGCGACGCGGGCCGTCGGTGGGCTGGTCGTGCACGTCCGGGTCGAACGCCCGAACGTGACCGTCCAGCCCGCCGGCAGCGAACTCGCGCCCGAACTGGACCCGCAGCCGGGCGACGTCGAGATCATCAAGCACACGGTCGGTGCGTTCCACCGGACCGGCCTCGACGACGTCCTGCGCTCGCACGAGATCGAGACCGTTGTTCTCGGCGGGATCGCGACCAACTTCGGGGTCGAGTCCACCGGCCGGGTGGCGGACGAGCACGGTTACCGCACGATCTACGTCACCGACGCGATGACCGGGCTCGACGCGCATGCCCACGATTTCGCGGTGTCCTACATCTTCCCGCGCTTCGGCGAGACCTGCACCGGCACGGAGTACGTGGCCGCTCTGGGCCGGCGCTAA
- the tyrS gene encoding tyrosine--tRNA ligase codes for MTDVSAVIGRLRRTTDSIVGEADLRERLASGRPLRIKYGVDCTAPFLHLGHAVNLWMMRQLQDLGHQVVFLLGDLTTRIGDPTGRSETRPVLTPAEIEANAAAFTEQVGLVLRTSPDVFEVRRNSEWFGAMDTAALLELFSQVTHAQLMARDMFRTRVAEGREIALHELVYPVLQGYDSFAIGSDLTIVGTDQLFNEQMGRHFQQRLGAPPQVVITSTITPGLDGGPKQSKSLNNFIGLTDTPRDKFGKVMSLPDALVETYARVYTELPLDTVAALGDAAELGGPPARDAKLRLASAIVTRYHGAGAARTEQDAFTSTFSQREEPADIPSVPIDATPATLLHLLKAARPTASNSELRRLVNQGAVLLDGTKRTNPDELLTLTAPTTLRTGPRTWHRLTPPT; via the coding sequence ATGACTGACGTTTCCGCCGTGATCGGGCGATTGCGGCGTACCACCGACAGCATCGTCGGCGAGGCCGACCTGCGCGAGCGACTGGCCTCCGGGCGGCCGTTGCGGATCAAGTACGGCGTCGACTGCACCGCGCCGTTCCTGCATCTCGGCCACGCGGTGAACCTGTGGATGATGCGGCAACTCCAGGACCTCGGCCATCAGGTCGTCTTCCTGCTCGGCGACCTGACCACCCGGATCGGCGATCCGACCGGCCGTTCCGAGACCCGCCCGGTGCTCACGCCGGCCGAGATCGAGGCCAACGCGGCCGCCTTCACCGAGCAGGTCGGCCTGGTGCTGCGAACCTCGCCCGATGTCTTCGAGGTCCGCCGCAACTCGGAGTGGTTCGGCGCGATGGACACCGCGGCGCTGCTCGAACTGTTCAGCCAGGTGACGCACGCACAACTGATGGCCCGCGACATGTTCCGCACCCGCGTCGCCGAAGGCCGCGAGATCGCGCTGCACGAGCTGGTCTACCCGGTCCTGCAGGGCTACGACAGCTTCGCGATCGGCAGCGACCTCACCATCGTGGGCACCGATCAGCTGTTCAACGAGCAGATGGGGCGGCATTTCCAGCAGCGCCTGGGCGCGCCGCCGCAGGTGGTGATCACCAGCACGATCACCCCCGGCCTCGACGGCGGCCCCAAACAGTCGAAGTCGCTGAACAACTTCATCGGGCTGACCGACACTCCACGGGACAAGTTCGGCAAGGTGATGAGCCTGCCCGATGCGCTGGTCGAGACCTACGCCCGCGTCTACACCGAGCTCCCGCTGGACACGGTCGCTGCACTGGGTGACGCCGCGGAACTCGGCGGCCCACCGGCCCGGGACGCCAAACTCCGGCTGGCTTCGGCGATCGTCACGCGGTACCACGGTGCCGGCGCGGCGCGGACCGAACAGGACGCCTTCACCAGCACCTTCAGCCAGCGTGAGGAGCCGGCCGACATCCCGTCGGTTCCGATCGACGCGACCCCGGCCACCCTGCTCCACCTCCTGAAGGCAGCCCGGCCGACAGCCAGCAACTCCGAGCTCCGCCGTTTGGTCAACCAGGGCGCGGTCTTGCTCGACGGCACGAAGAGGACGAACCCCGACGAGCTCCTCACCCTCACCGCTCCCACCACCCTCCGTACCGGCCCCCGAACCTGGCATCGCCTGACCCCACCAACCTGA
- a CDS encoding DUF2961 domain-containing protein, protein MTAFPRRATALLLGALLAFPVSAATARTPASATGTPYAVAGAVAHGAGNGPVGWDVYRHLDRLPELQSGVRTKQFSSFGRDGTNNDGFDGTYSCLRTTAAGCVIAEAQGAGEIASIWFTRDEGDVRKTGKITVEVDGRTVVDAQLQDLVDGKLGAPFVYPLVANALQTSGGVYVRVPMPYQKSMRVTVQNNPLFYHVDYREFPDATGVSTFDPSDKAEDVVALLQSFGTKDPKPAVPGARTTAKAVNLAPGKQVTLADSSGPGELSALRLKLPQIVGLDLKSLTDDGRAFLGGSQFTMTVDPANTGVKLIRRMDLRIGNQRAKIFVDGVQAGEWAPLPAKGAQWADQVVQLPASVTAGKSHLVIRNEFVSSDLDFNEFTYWADSIVGGSVKRTDTLDVGPDHVADEQAHAYSITKQNWSGSHSMPYAATADDAARVKSSDALLAGVRVQVTVDGKKRVDAPLGEFFGSGLGENEVRSLFFAMDPNGWYSAWWPMPYLARATVTLVNTTQYKLSGQAEVTAARSAQVAGDLVTGRSGYFTALSTRGQATFGSDWKIAETTGRGKFVGVSQTMEGLQPDGNTRGYLEGDERVYVDGERTPAIHGTGTEDYFESGWYFNQGTYSSPFHGNSGHEVAAGECKNECDSAYRLHITDAVDFQNQLTFGIEHGQQNDHPAVYGTTAFLYSAGRFGARETDRIDTGSVASRQQHAYADGAAATQTELTSVYEGDHDDTALTDQVRSTSTPVRFTVKVDPINGGVTLRRTGDQNVAGQSAKVVVDGKDAGTWLQPLGNAKQRWLDDNYQLPASLTSGRTKLTIELQPTGPAWTASAYVVQSLVIPYADRQAPAPPADLTAKGRTDNAIALSWSDSADDTGIARYNVYAAKAGTTEKLIGGSTVPGFVHQGLGLEETWKYRVSAVDLAGRESSKSPTAEGTSGSRLRVEAESLLPAVSATVPVDPQGNCCGVSWSGGSQLWIHGTKAGDKVVLEFAVPTTGTYQLSTVLTKAADYGIAELAVDGKAPVSFDGYVAAGVTTQTVDLGSQVLTAGKHQLSITLTGKNPAATGYLVGVDVLELELTMIHDVPFQQVDKVVAAGKFTKVYDPSVGESGPWYYNDHTMVQDRKTGTWHVFAITHAEPADPLDEKSFGHATAPTPNGPWTKQPPALVADPAAGESHIWAPYVLYDAGTYYMFYAGGTPDHTAYRMQLATSTDLVHWTRSTANPLFTDGFDGRDPMVHKVGKQWVMYYTANSTPSGGNHIVAYRTSTDLLHWSERRTAFQHPETGTFGGPTESPFVVQRGKDWYLFVCCDGGYESTKVYKSKDPLHFGIDQLVGTIQAHAAEVVQDGDQWFVTGAGWGKGGLFIAPLDFDARQVTKGHVISNKYYRATVQTAPKTVLTALEVDPSGQGNYRPALDHSSRGTTPYLGVGTFGNTDVAGAAARVEGKDGRLELAGIPFGDEPVTADWTFDFGAKTFDTSLRWNVTGPTNAPVWEVAFNVDSALADQGDPGGFERNGDIPGFPDWSMATGPGLSVVTAYKHGSAWAEDNHWYDAPTGTVAWQPLWQPGGRALPPGSYAGGTWRVGFSATEKDTTLAGQLSGGLN, encoded by the coding sequence ATGACCGCCTTCCCGCGTCGCGCCACAGCCCTGCTGCTAGGTGCGCTCCTGGCCTTTCCTGTGTCCGCAGCCACAGCCCGAACACCAGCCTCAGCCACCGGTACGCCGTACGCGGTGGCGGGCGCAGTTGCCCACGGTGCGGGCAACGGACCGGTTGGCTGGGACGTCTACCGCCACCTCGACCGCCTGCCGGAGTTGCAGAGCGGAGTACGGACGAAGCAGTTCTCCAGCTTCGGCCGCGACGGCACCAACAACGACGGTTTCGACGGCACCTACTCCTGCCTGCGGACGACGGCCGCCGGCTGCGTCATCGCCGAAGCGCAAGGCGCCGGAGAGATCGCCTCGATCTGGTTCACCCGCGACGAGGGCGACGTCCGCAAGACCGGCAAGATCACCGTCGAGGTCGACGGCAGGACGGTTGTCGACGCGCAGCTGCAGGACCTCGTGGACGGCAAGCTCGGCGCGCCCTTCGTCTATCCACTGGTCGCGAACGCGCTGCAGACCTCGGGTGGGGTCTACGTCCGCGTGCCGATGCCGTACCAGAAGTCGATGCGCGTCACCGTGCAGAACAACCCGCTCTTCTATCACGTCGACTATCGCGAGTTCCCCGACGCGACCGGGGTGAGCACCTTCGACCCGAGCGACAAAGCGGAAGACGTCGTAGCGCTGCTGCAGAGCTTCGGCACCAAGGACCCGAAGCCGGCAGTGCCTGGCGCGCGGACCACCGCGAAGGCGGTGAACCTTGCCCCAGGCAAGCAAGTCACGCTTGCCGACAGCTCCGGCCCTGGCGAGCTGAGCGCGTTGCGCCTGAAGCTGCCGCAGATCGTCGGCCTCGACCTGAAGAGCCTCACCGACGACGGCCGGGCGTTCCTGGGCGGCAGCCAGTTCACGATGACCGTCGACCCGGCCAACACCGGGGTGAAGCTGATCCGCCGGATGGACCTGCGGATCGGCAACCAGCGCGCGAAGATCTTCGTCGACGGCGTCCAGGCCGGTGAGTGGGCGCCGCTGCCGGCGAAGGGCGCGCAATGGGCCGACCAGGTGGTCCAGTTGCCCGCCTCGGTGACCGCGGGCAAGTCGCACCTGGTGATCCGCAACGAGTTCGTCTCCTCGGACCTCGACTTCAACGAGTTCACCTACTGGGCCGACTCGATCGTCGGTGGGTCGGTCAAGCGCACCGATACGCTCGACGTCGGGCCGGACCACGTGGCCGACGAGCAGGCCCACGCCTACTCGATCACCAAGCAGAACTGGAGCGGCTCACACTCGATGCCGTACGCGGCGACTGCCGACGACGCGGCGCGGGTGAAGTCGTCCGATGCACTCCTGGCCGGAGTACGGGTGCAGGTCACTGTCGACGGGAAGAAGCGGGTGGACGCTCCGCTCGGCGAGTTCTTCGGTTCCGGGCTCGGTGAGAACGAGGTGCGCTCGCTGTTCTTCGCGATGGACCCCAACGGCTGGTACTCCGCATGGTGGCCGATGCCCTACCTGGCGAGAGCAACAGTCACTCTGGTCAACACCACGCAGTACAAGCTGTCCGGGCAGGCAGAGGTCACCGCTGCTCGTAGCGCGCAGGTTGCTGGTGATCTGGTGACAGGTAGGTCCGGCTACTTCACTGCACTCTCTACCCGCGGTCAAGCGACCTTCGGCAGCGACTGGAAGATCGCGGAGACCACAGGGCGCGGCAAATTCGTCGGTGTCTCGCAGACGATGGAGGGGCTGCAACCGGACGGGAACACCCGTGGTTACCTCGAGGGCGACGAGCGGGTGTACGTCGATGGCGAGCGCACTCCGGCGATCCACGGCACCGGGACCGAGGATTACTTCGAGTCCGGCTGGTACTTCAACCAGGGCACGTACTCCTCACCCTTCCACGGCAACTCCGGCCACGAGGTCGCCGCGGGCGAGTGCAAGAACGAGTGCGACAGCGCGTACCGCCTGCACATCACCGACGCGGTGGACTTCCAGAACCAGCTCACGTTCGGGATCGAACACGGCCAGCAGAACGATCACCCGGCCGTCTACGGCACCACCGCTTTCCTGTACTCCGCCGGGCGGTTCGGTGCACGCGAGACCGATCGGATCGACACCGGCTCGGTCGCGAGCCGCCAGCAGCACGCGTACGCCGACGGTGCGGCAGCCACTCAGACAGAGCTGACCAGCGTCTACGAAGGCGACCACGACGACACGGCCCTCACCGACCAGGTCCGGTCGACCAGTACGCCGGTGCGGTTCACCGTGAAGGTCGATCCGATCAACGGTGGCGTGACGCTCCGCCGTACAGGCGATCAGAACGTCGCAGGACAGTCCGCCAAGGTCGTTGTCGACGGCAAGGATGCGGGAACCTGGTTGCAACCGCTGGGCAACGCGAAACAACGCTGGCTCGACGACAACTACCAGCTACCCGCGTCGCTCACCTCCGGCCGGACGAAGCTCACCATCGAGCTCCAGCCGACCGGACCCGCCTGGACCGCCTCCGCGTACGTCGTACAGTCCCTCGTCATCCCGTACGCCGACCGGCAGGCGCCTGCGCCACCAGCAGACCTCACCGCGAAGGGGCGCACCGACAACGCGATCGCACTGAGCTGGTCCGACTCTGCCGACGACACCGGCATCGCTCGGTACAACGTCTATGCGGCCAAGGCCGGCACGACCGAGAAGCTGATCGGCGGCAGCACTGTTCCCGGCTTCGTTCACCAAGGGCTCGGCTTGGAGGAGACCTGGAAGTACAGGGTTTCTGCAGTCGACCTTGCCGGACGTGAGAGCAGCAAATCGCCGACGGCGGAGGGCACCTCGGGCAGCAGACTGCGGGTAGAGGCAGAGTCGCTCCTGCCGGCCGTCTCCGCGACTGTGCCGGTCGACCCGCAGGGGAACTGCTGTGGGGTCAGTTGGTCCGGCGGTAGCCAGCTGTGGATCCATGGAACCAAGGCAGGCGACAAGGTCGTGCTGGAGTTCGCAGTGCCGACCACCGGCACCTACCAGTTGTCGACCGTGCTCACCAAAGCGGCGGACTACGGCATCGCGGAGCTTGCTGTGGACGGCAAGGCGCCGGTGTCGTTCGACGGCTACGTCGCAGCCGGGGTGACCACCCAGACCGTGGACCTCGGGAGCCAGGTGCTGACGGCGGGCAAGCACCAGTTGAGCATCACCCTGACCGGCAAGAACCCGGCCGCCACCGGCTACCTGGTCGGAGTCGACGTCCTCGAGCTGGAGCTGACGATGATCCACGATGTCCCCTTCCAGCAGGTCGACAAGGTGGTTGCTGCCGGCAAGTTCACGAAGGTCTACGACCCGAGCGTCGGCGAGTCCGGTCCGTGGTACTACAACGACCACACGATGGTCCAGGATCGGAAGACGGGCACCTGGCACGTCTTCGCGATCACGCACGCCGAGCCGGCCGACCCGCTCGACGAGAAGAGCTTCGGGCACGCCACTGCGCCTACACCGAACGGCCCGTGGACCAAGCAGCCGCCTGCGCTGGTTGCCGATCCGGCCGCGGGGGAGAGCCACATCTGGGCGCCGTACGTGCTATACGACGCGGGCACGTACTACATGTTCTACGCCGGCGGGACGCCCGACCACACGGCGTACCGGATGCAGTTGGCCACGTCGACCGACCTCGTGCACTGGACCCGCAGTACGGCGAACCCCTTGTTCACCGACGGATTCGACGGGCGCGACCCGATGGTGCACAAGGTCGGCAAGCAATGGGTGATGTACTACACCGCCAACTCCACCCCGAGCGGCGGCAATCACATCGTCGCCTACCGGACCAGCACCGACCTGCTGCACTGGAGCGAGCGGCGTACGGCGTTCCAGCATCCGGAGACCGGCACTTTCGGTGGGCCGACCGAGTCGCCGTTCGTGGTGCAGCGGGGCAAGGACTGGTATCTGTTCGTCTGCTGCGACGGCGGCTACGAGTCGACGAAGGTCTACAAGAGCAAGGATCCGTTGCACTTCGGCATCGATCAGCTGGTCGGGACCATCCAGGCGCACGCGGCCGAGGTCGTTCAGGACGGCGACCAGTGGTTCGTCACCGGCGCGGGCTGGGGGAAGGGCGGGCTGTTCATCGCTCCGCTCGACTTCGACGCCCGGCAGGTGACGAAGGGCCACGTGATCAGTAACAAGTACTACCGGGCCACTGTGCAGACGGCTCCGAAGACCGTGCTGACTGCGCTAGAGGTGGATCCGAGCGGCCAGGGCAACTATCGCCCCGCACTCGATCACTCCTCCCGCGGAACCACGCCGTACCTGGGCGTCGGCACGTTCGGCAACACCGATGTCGCGGGAGCTGCGGCCCGGGTCGAAGGCAAAGACGGCCGGCTGGAGCTGGCGGGCATCCCGTTCGGGGACGAGCCGGTGACCGCCGACTGGACGTTCGACTTCGGCGCGAAGACGTTCGACACCAGCCTGCGCTGGAACGTCACGGGTCCGACCAACGCTCCGGTCTGGGAGGTCGCGTTCAACGTCGACTCGGCGCTGGCCGACCAGGGCGATCCCGGTGGCTTCGAGCGCAACGGCGACATCCCCGGCTTCCCCGACTGGTCGATGGCAACAGGCCCGGGGCTCAGTGTCGTCACCGCCTACAAACACGGCTCGGCCTGGGCAGAGGACAACCACTGGTACGACGCGCCCACCGGCACCGTCGCCTGGCAACCCCTGTGGCAACCGGGCGGTCGCGCCCTCCCGCCCGGCTCGTACGCCGGTGGCACCTGGCGGGTCGGCTTCTCCGCCACCGAGAAGGACACAACCCTCGCCGGCCAGTTGTCGGGAGGTCTCAACTAG
- a CDS encoding GNAT family N-acetyltransferase translates to MGELSIREAVTDADYEQWREVRIAVLPYERCPSVAELRGLDKPGRLMLLAERDGKVVGNGMSDQSNETGRAAVIPRVRPDARRQGVGTALLLALADHAVAQGYDRAGCTVDDPGSVRFAEKFGFAEESRQVEQVRRIGAEPWPAQPTGYEVVTVAERPELWPLAYHQVALPTFPDMDVPSLLNVSEHDWATEWMTDPEAMFVAVAGEEVIGVAGLLLDPDKPERAEVAYTGVRREWRGQSVASTLKRMSMAWAAEHGITEIYTWTQQGNANMRRLNEHLGFTYGITSIDVRARLPLTANA, encoded by the coding sequence ATGGGCGAGCTATCGATCCGCGAGGCCGTGACGGATGCGGACTACGAGCAATGGCGTGAGGTCCGGATCGCGGTCCTTCCGTACGAGCGGTGCCCGAGCGTGGCCGAACTGCGCGGCCTCGACAAACCGGGGCGGTTGATGCTGCTCGCCGAGCGGGACGGGAAGGTCGTCGGCAACGGGATGTCCGACCAGTCGAACGAGACCGGCCGCGCGGCCGTCATCCCGCGGGTCCGCCCGGACGCACGCCGGCAAGGTGTCGGTACGGCGTTGCTGCTGGCGCTGGCCGACCATGCCGTTGCCCAGGGCTACGATCGGGCCGGCTGCACGGTGGACGATCCCGGCTCGGTGCGCTTCGCCGAGAAGTTCGGTTTCGCCGAAGAGAGCCGCCAGGTCGAGCAGGTCCGCCGGATCGGGGCCGAGCCCTGGCCGGCACAGCCCACCGGGTACGAGGTGGTCACCGTGGCCGAGCGGCCGGAGCTGTGGCCGCTCGCCTATCACCAGGTCGCTCTCCCGACCTTCCCGGACATGGACGTCCCCAGCCTCCTGAACGTCTCCGAGCACGACTGGGCGACCGAGTGGATGACAGACCCGGAAGCGATGTTCGTCGCCGTCGCCGGCGAGGAGGTGATCGGTGTCGCGGGCCTGCTGCTGGACCCGGACAAACCCGAACGCGCAGAGGTCGCCTACACCGGCGTACGCCGTGAGTGGCGCGGCCAGTCGGTCGCCTCCACCTTGAAGCGGATGAGCATGGCCTGGGCAGCCGAGCACGGGATCACCGAGATCTACACCTGGACCCAACAGGGCAACGCGAACATGCGCCGCCTCAACGAACACCTCGGCTTCACCTACGGCATCACCAGCATCGACGTCCGCGCGCGCCTTCCCCTGACTGCCAACGCCTGA
- a CDS encoding SDR family oxidoreductase: MTVLVTGASGNAGSAVVASLAAAGLPGRALVRKAVELPDGIEPVSGDLNQPDSFADSLAGVSGIFLLSGYDRVEELLAKAAEAGVRRVALLSSSSVVGKSTDNAVAAYHLAAEKAVTASGLEWTFLRPNSFMSNTLRWLDQLRAGDEVRVQFPDVPISTIHPRDIGDVAVRALTDDGHASTAYRLTGPVALRPAEQVEILGRALGRNLTARELSRAETHAELFASMPAQYASAIEGFFAEGNVDETTVTDTVATVTGHAPRTLEQWTQENAALFR; encoded by the coding sequence ATGACGGTTCTGGTGACGGGTGCGAGTGGGAACGCGGGGAGCGCGGTGGTCGCGTCGCTGGCGGCGGCGGGACTTCCGGGGCGGGCGCTGGTGCGTAAAGCCGTGGAGCTGCCGGACGGTATCGAGCCGGTGTCCGGCGATCTGAATCAACCCGACAGTTTCGCCGACTCGCTGGCCGGCGTCTCGGGGATCTTCCTGCTGAGTGGTTACGACCGGGTGGAAGAGCTCCTGGCCAAGGCGGCCGAGGCCGGCGTACGGCGGGTCGCTCTGTTGTCGAGCAGTTCGGTGGTCGGCAAGTCGACCGACAACGCCGTCGCGGCCTACCACCTCGCCGCCGAGAAGGCGGTGACCGCTTCCGGGCTCGAGTGGACGTTCCTGCGGCCGAACAGTTTCATGTCGAACACCCTGCGCTGGCTGGATCAGCTGCGCGCCGGCGACGAGGTCAGGGTCCAGTTCCCCGACGTGCCGATCTCGACGATCCACCCGCGCGACATCGGGGACGTCGCCGTCCGGGCGCTGACCGACGACGGGCACGCGAGTACGGCGTACCGGCTGACCGGGCCGGTCGCGCTACGGCCTGCCGAGCAGGTGGAGATTCTCGGCCGGGCCCTCGGCCGCAATCTGACGGCGCGCGAGCTGAGCCGGGCCGAGACCCATGCGGAGCTGTTCGCCTCGATGCCGGCGCAGTACGCGAGTGCGATCGAAGGATTCTTTGCCGAGGGCAACGTCGACGAGACCACCGTGACCGACACCGTCGCAACGGTCACCGGCCACGCTCCGCGGACCCTGGAGCAGTGGACGCAGGAGAACGCCGCGCTCTTCCGCTGA